The following are encoded in a window of Novosphingobium sp. ZN18A2 genomic DNA:
- a CDS encoding winged helix DNA-binding protein, with protein sequence MVGPGTSFQHWDGQQFGRQRAVGLFASDEFSLQLLTRISSDVGVDLKMSCSIEDLAAAPGLLDELDHITIAFDRVDTVAEAAAEVMKQAMAVRPALRALVLVPMELLELAWRAFDPSQANVLVNPFGSEIAQALIRCAGPQPSDQVRDDSETSDDLVRSLMKEVTRLSHRLDRLMQGGQQSGGLLFAQPDDDATQGGVSDRKQGYKAESEREGGTIRRLRPALPDPRLVRRVIRQRQLRARFLDADLFADPAWDILLDLTAARGEHTRVSVTSLCIASGVPPTTALRWIGQMTEGGLLQRVDDEADRRRAFIDLTDKAADAMARYFAEVGTGVQGGV encoded by the coding sequence ATGGTCGGCCCCGGCACGTCGTTTCAGCACTGGGATGGCCAACAATTCGGCCGGCAACGGGCCGTGGGCCTGTTCGCGTCCGACGAATTCTCTCTTCAATTGCTCACGCGGATATCGTCCGACGTGGGGGTGGACCTGAAAATGTCCTGTTCCATTGAAGACTTGGCCGCAGCGCCCGGCCTGCTGGACGAACTGGATCATATCACGATTGCGTTCGATCGTGTCGATACCGTGGCAGAGGCCGCGGCCGAGGTGATGAAGCAGGCGATGGCCGTGCGCCCGGCATTGCGGGCGCTGGTGCTCGTCCCGATGGAGTTGCTCGAACTCGCATGGCGTGCATTCGATCCCTCGCAGGCGAACGTGCTGGTGAACCCGTTCGGATCGGAAATCGCCCAGGCGCTGATCCGATGCGCCGGCCCGCAGCCAAGCGACCAAGTCCGCGACGATAGCGAGACGTCGGACGATCTTGTCAGGTCGCTGATGAAGGAAGTTACCCGCCTGTCGCACAGGCTGGATCGGCTGATGCAGGGCGGCCAGCAATCGGGTGGCTTGCTGTTCGCGCAACCTGATGACGATGCAACGCAGGGCGGCGTCAGCGACAGGAAGCAGGGCTATAAGGCCGAAAGCGAGAGGGAAGGCGGCACGATAAGGCGATTGCGCCCGGCGTTACCCGATCCGCGACTGGTGCGCCGCGTAATCCGCCAGCGCCAGCTGCGCGCGCGTTTTCTCGATGCGGACCTGTTTGCCGATCCCGCGTGGGACATCCTGCTGGATCTGACGGCGGCGAGGGGGGAGCATACGCGGGTTTCGGTTACGTCGCTCTGCATCGCCTCGGGCGTTCCGCCCACCACCGCGCTGCGCTGGATCGGGCAGATGACCGAAGGGGGCCTGTTGCAGCGGGTTGACGACGAAGCGGACCGTCGCCGCGCCTTCATAGACCTTACGGACAAGGCGGCGGATGCGATGGCCCGCTATTTCGCCGAAGTGGGCACGGGCGTCCAGGGCGGGGTCTGA
- a CDS encoding adenylosuccinate synthase, with the protein MANVTVIGAQWGDEGKGKIVDWLASRADAVVRFQGGHNAGHTLVVGDQTYKLSLLPSGIVTGTLSIIGNGVVLDPWHLKAEIGKLEGQGVKINADNFAIADNCPLILPLHRDLDGLRETAAGAGKIGTTGRGIGPAYEDKVGRRAIRVCDLAHLDALDAQLDRLCAHHDALRAGFGEPPVDRQALIAELKEIAPFVLQFAQPVWKRLKKVRKAGARILFEGAQGVLLDVDHGTYPFVTSSNTVSGTAASGSGLGPSSTGFVLGIVKAYTTRVGSGPFPTELDDDTGQRLGERGHEFGTVTGRKRRCGWFDAVLVRQSCAISGVTGIALTKLDVLDGFDTVKICTGYRLRGQDGKSRILDYFPSHAADQAAVEPIYEEMEGWSGTTAGARSWADLPAQAIKYIQRVQELIETPVALVSTSPEREDTILVRDPFID; encoded by the coding sequence ATGGCCAACGTAACCGTAATCGGCGCCCAGTGGGGCGATGAAGGCAAGGGCAAGATCGTCGACTGGCTGGCGAGCCGCGCCGATGCCGTCGTGCGCTTCCAGGGCGGACACAATGCCGGCCATACGCTGGTGGTCGGCGACCAGACCTACAAGCTCAGCCTGTTGCCCTCGGGCATCGTCACCGGCACACTTTCGATCATCGGCAACGGCGTGGTGCTGGACCCCTGGCACCTGAAGGCGGAGATCGGGAAGCTGGAAGGGCAGGGCGTCAAGATCAATGCGGACAACTTCGCCATCGCCGATAACTGCCCGTTGATCCTTCCGCTGCACCGCGACCTTGACGGATTGCGTGAAACCGCGGCGGGGGCGGGCAAGATCGGCACGACGGGTCGCGGCATCGGCCCAGCCTATGAAGACAAGGTGGGACGCCGCGCGATCCGGGTGTGCGATCTGGCGCATCTCGACGCGCTCGATGCGCAGCTTGATCGCCTTTGCGCGCATCACGATGCGTTGCGCGCCGGGTTCGGGGAACCGCCGGTAGATCGCCAGGCGCTGATCGCGGAACTGAAGGAAATAGCGCCCTTCGTGCTGCAATTCGCCCAGCCGGTGTGGAAGCGGTTGAAGAAAGTGCGCAAGGCGGGCGCGCGCATCCTGTTCGAAGGCGCGCAGGGCGTGCTGCTGGATGTCGATCACGGTACCTATCCCTTCGTCACCAGCTCGAACACGGTCAGCGGCACGGCGGCAAGCGGGTCTGGCCTTGGCCCCTCGTCCACCGGGTTCGTGCTGGGGATCGTCAAGGCTTACACCACGCGCGTTGGATCGGGTCCGTTCCCGACCGAGCTTGACGACGATACCGGCCAGCGCCTTGGCGAACGCGGGCATGAATTCGGCACCGTCACCGGCCGCAAGCGCCGCTGCGGATGGTTCGACGCGGTGCTGGTGCGCCAGTCCTGCGCGATTTCGGGCGTGACCGGGATCGCGCTTACCAAGCTCGACGTGCTCGACGGGTTCGATACGGTGAAGATCTGCACCGGCTATCGGCTGCGCGGGCAGGACGGCAAGAGCCGCATCTTGGACTATTTCCCCAGCCACGCGGCAGACCAGGCCGCGGTCGAGCCGATCTACGAGGAAATGGAAGGCTGGAGCGGGACAACGGCGGGCGCGCGGTCGTGGGCGGACCTGCCGGCACAGGCGATCAAGTATATCCAGCGCGTGCAGGAACTGATCGAAACGCCCGTCGCGCTCGTTTCCACCAGCCCCGAGCGCGAGGATACCATCCTTGTGCGCGATCCCTTTATCGACTGA
- a CDS encoding L,D-transpeptidase family protein, translating to MRARLFLPLTLLLAVGEAGSVAAQAGDPGDVDFVLVEKAARRLTLYSQGRAVRVYNAIQLGGAPVGAKHFEGDERTPEGRYTIDYGNPDSAYHLSLHISYPSPRDTAYARAHGRSPGGMIMIHGQPNGWAAGRAPGDWTDGCIALSNAQIEQLWETVGDGTPIEIRP from the coding sequence ATGCGCGCCCGCCTCTTCCTTCCCCTGACGTTGCTTCTTGCGGTGGGAGAGGCGGGCAGCGTCGCCGCGCAGGCAGGCGACCCCGGCGATGTCGATTTCGTGCTGGTCGAAAAGGCGGCGCGTCGGCTGACGCTCTATTCGCAGGGCCGCGCCGTGCGCGTTTACAACGCGATCCAGCTGGGCGGGGCGCCCGTTGGCGCCAAGCATTTCGAAGGGGACGAACGCACGCCCGAGGGGCGCTATACGATCGATTATGGCAATCCCGACAGCGCCTATCACCTTTCGCTGCACATCTCTTATCCCTCGCCGCGCGATACCGCCTATGCGCGGGCGCATGGGCGCTCGCCCGGCGGAATGATCATGATCCACGGGCAGCCGAACGGCTGGGCTGCCGGGCGTGCGCCGGGCGACTGGACCGATGGCTGCATTGCGCTGAGCAACGCGCAGATAGAGCAGCTTTGGGAAACGGTGGGCGACGGTACGCCGATTGAGATCAGGCCCTGA